One stretch of Legionella birminghamensis DNA includes these proteins:
- the bioC gene encoding malonyl-ACP O-methyltransferase BioC, with protein MNPNIEVCNAFNRHAAEYEQAAKIQNEIGQRLFDRLSFLKITPRYVLDLGSGTGLFTAQLKKKYPNAQIIGLDLAYGMLLQARQKQRLWRKWPLVNADMMKLPFADRVFDLVFANQVVHWSQPPLAVFKELNRVMNVNGCLMFSTLGPDTFKELRSSWNSADSYAHTNEFADMHDVGDELLRQGFLDPVIDMELLTVHYKSITQLVSNLKSQGVRNINPMRNHGLTGCKAWKKFEENYQTFCTENNKYPLSYEVVYGHSWKGERHRDDEVFIPVSQIRKAQRKI; from the coding sequence ATGAACCCGAATATAGAAGTTTGCAATGCCTTTAATCGTCATGCCGCCGAGTATGAACAGGCCGCCAAAATACAAAATGAAATTGGTCAGCGCTTATTTGACCGTTTATCTTTTTTAAAAATTACACCCCGCTATGTGCTGGATTTAGGAAGCGGCACGGGTCTTTTTACAGCGCAATTAAAAAAGAAGTATCCAAATGCCCAGATTATCGGGCTTGATTTAGCTTATGGGATGTTGCTACAAGCCAGGCAAAAGCAGCGCCTGTGGCGTAAATGGCCGCTGGTGAATGCTGATATGATGAAACTGCCATTCGCTGATCGGGTTTTTGATTTAGTCTTTGCTAACCAGGTGGTGCATTGGTCGCAACCCCCGCTGGCCGTTTTTAAAGAATTGAATCGAGTGATGAATGTGAATGGTTGTCTGATGTTTTCCACGCTGGGTCCAGATACCTTTAAAGAACTGCGCAGCAGCTGGAATTCGGCTGATAGCTATGCCCATACAAATGAGTTTGCCGATATGCATGATGTCGGCGACGAGTTGCTGCGTCAGGGGTTTTTAGATCCGGTCATCGATATGGAATTACTCACTGTCCACTATAAAAGCATCACGCAGCTAGTCAGCAATTTAAAAAGCCAGGGTGTACGCAATATTAATCCAATGCGAAATCATGGACTGACCGGCTGTAAAGCATGGAAAAAATTTGAAGAAAATTATCAGACATTCTGTACGGAAAACAATAAATACCCTTTAAGCTATGAAGTGGTTTACGGCCATTCATGGAAGGGTGAGAGGCATCGCGATGATGAAGTATTTATTCCGGTATCACAAATCAGGAAAGCCCAAAGAAAAATATAA
- a CDS encoding ComF family protein, which yields MERLIQRLPKWKNIWQQFKLPAVCKLCSQYHEQNQAICRSCITFFKKIEAACRICKMPIGKQFDLCGSCIKKKPQFDQIFTVYRYEEPLRSLIHEFKYREAFYLLPVLVRLLLDALPPALEKPDCIIPVPLYFKKLRQRGFNQSALLSREIARHLEVPYDFSICHKIKNTSPQAQLNRKQRQSNLNHSFSVQANTYRHVMLIDDLLTTGSTVNELSKGLKRKGVQRVDVLCCARTIG from the coding sequence ATGGAACGCTTAATTCAACGACTTCCTAAATGGAAAAATATATGGCAGCAATTTAAATTGCCTGCTGTTTGCAAGCTTTGTTCCCAATATCATGAGCAAAATCAGGCCATCTGCCGCAGCTGCATAACATTTTTCAAGAAAATTGAAGCCGCCTGCCGTATCTGTAAAATGCCCATTGGCAAACAATTTGATCTCTGTGGCAGCTGTATTAAGAAAAAGCCGCAATTTGATCAGATATTTACCGTTTATCGTTATGAAGAGCCGCTACGCAGCCTAATTCACGAATTTAAATACCGGGAGGCTTTTTATTTGTTACCCGTATTAGTCAGGCTACTGCTGGATGCCTTGCCGCCGGCATTAGAGAAACCCGACTGTATTATCCCTGTCCCCCTTTATTTTAAAAAGCTAAGACAGAGGGGTTTCAACCAGTCCGCCCTGCTCTCGCGTGAAATCGCCAGGCATCTGGAAGTCCCTTATGATTTTTCAATTTGCCATAAAATAAAAAATACTTCGCCACAGGCCCAGCTCAATCGAAAACAGCGGCAATCCAATCTGAACCACAGCTTTTCTGTGCAGGCCAATACCTACCGTCACGTGATGTTGATTGATGATTTGCTAACCACAGGCAGCACCGTCAACGAATTATCAAAAGGTCTAAAACGGAAAGGGGTTCAGCGAGTAGATGTCCTGTGCTGCGCAAGGACTATTGGCTAG
- a CDS encoding M50 family metallopeptidase, whose amino-acid sequence MLIALFAIILTLLLVVGLHEAGHAIAARFFGIKIETISIGFGKPIARWRRKDCEWVWAMWPLGGYVKLLNSRIHPVKPEDYPHCFDKKPIGVRIIVLLSGSLVNLALAWAAFFLYYSMDHQQQTPVVKQIISRGLAEQAGLKSGDRIISVDHQKTQSWQDVGMYLIENLNNPAVPIKVVDNNNNHQEYVLNLQALPMVKGNLLTEIGITPAEGIQYVETVPGQDFIEAAGFACFKLKQLLWFFLIILKQLITGKIPFSVLLGPIGLLTASVLSLQQGVAVFLYFIGTLSLAVGLVNLFPIPGLDGGSIILAIMEKIRGKPISIALEVLLYRLAMIAFFLFLVQLIVNDLERYLR is encoded by the coding sequence ATGCTTATTGCTCTGTTCGCAATTATTCTAACGTTGTTGCTAGTTGTTGGTTTACATGAGGCAGGACATGCAATAGCGGCAAGATTTTTTGGCATCAAAATTGAAACTATCTCCATCGGTTTCGGCAAGCCTATTGCCAGATGGCGGCGAAAAGATTGCGAGTGGGTATGGGCAATGTGGCCATTAGGCGGCTATGTCAAACTGTTAAATTCACGTATCCATCCGGTAAAACCTGAAGATTATCCTCATTGCTTTGATAAGAAGCCAATAGGGGTAAGGATTATTGTGCTCTTGTCTGGATCCCTGGTTAATCTGGCTTTAGCCTGGGCAGCATTCTTCCTGTATTATTCAATGGATCATCAGCAACAAACTCCTGTGGTCAAACAGATTATTAGCCGCGGCCTCGCGGAACAAGCAGGTCTGAAAAGCGGGGATAGAATTATCTCTGTCGATCACCAGAAAACGCAGTCCTGGCAAGACGTTGGCATGTATCTGATTGAAAATTTAAATAATCCTGCCGTACCGATTAAGGTGGTGGACAATAATAACAACCATCAGGAATATGTGCTCAATCTCCAGGCTTTGCCAATGGTTAAAGGGAATTTACTGACAGAAATCGGCATTACGCCCGCAGAGGGCATACAATATGTCGAGACAGTTCCAGGCCAGGATTTTATTGAAGCAGCAGGTTTTGCATGCTTTAAACTAAAACAATTGCTGTGGTTTTTTCTGATCATTTTAAAGCAGCTAATAACTGGAAAAATACCTTTTTCGGTACTGCTTGGGCCTATTGGTTTGCTCACTGCTTCAGTTTTGTCCCTCCAGCAGGGGGTTGCGGTATTTTTATATTTCATTGGGACTTTAAGTCTGGCGGTAGGTTTGGTTAATTTATTTCCAATTCCTGGTTTGGATGGTGGTTCCATCATTTTGGCGATTATGGAGAAAATTCGCGGAAAACCGATTTCTATAGCCTTGGAAGTTTTACTTTATCGTTTGGCAATGATTGCTTTTTTCCTGTTTTTAGTCCAGTTAATAGTGAATGACCTCGAGCGTTATCTCCGCTAG
- the hemA gene encoding glutamyl-tRNA reductase, producing MVFVACGLNHKTAPLNVREKLAVPSGIQGSVLHRLLYLPAVNEAAILSTCNRTEFYCDTDDPGLLVPWIAREHQLHTEELQPYFYLHHGEEGVRHTLRVASGLDSMMLGEPQILGQMKQAYQQACDAGTVKSNLRSIFEYIFSASKRIRSRSGIGTNPVSVAYAAVLLIGQFFKNLENLRVFLIGSGETASLVAKYLHKEGVRQFLVASRTPENAKQLAAAFAGKALTIGDIPQYLAQADIVISATACPLPFINKSLVEHALSQRSQAPMFFLDLAVPRDIEADVAEIPSVQLYNVDDLQLMIEHGMNERRTAALQAEQLIESELDNYIRWHRSLRAKDIICSYRNQMESLAQQELERAMLNLSSGQNQKQVLETFCNRMLNKLIHQPTIGLRQAAWDNRQDLLDLAKYLFHNPVNQSSYEEIS from the coding sequence ATGGTGTTTGTTGCCTGTGGGCTCAATCATAAAACTGCGCCGCTTAATGTACGTGAGAAATTAGCCGTACCGTCCGGTATTCAGGGTTCTGTATTGCATCGTCTCCTGTATTTACCTGCAGTTAATGAAGCGGCCATACTTTCCACCTGCAATCGCACCGAGTTTTACTGCGACACAGACGATCCTGGTTTACTGGTTCCCTGGATTGCCCGTGAACACCAGTTGCATACTGAAGAGTTGCAGCCTTATTTTTATCTTCACCATGGTGAAGAAGGTGTCCGGCATACTTTGAGGGTGGCAAGCGGTCTCGATTCGATGATGCTTGGCGAACCTCAGATCCTTGGTCAAATGAAGCAGGCTTATCAACAGGCCTGTGATGCGGGAACAGTCAAATCCAATCTTCGTTCTATTTTTGAGTACATTTTCAGTGCCAGCAAACGTATTCGCAGCCGCAGCGGTATTGGGACAAACCCAGTCTCCGTGGCTTATGCTGCGGTATTACTTATTGGGCAATTCTTTAAGAATCTTGAAAATTTGCGTGTTTTTTTGATTGGTTCAGGTGAGACCGCCTCTCTAGTCGCCAAATATTTACATAAAGAAGGAGTCCGGCAATTTCTTGTCGCCAGCCGCACTCCGGAAAATGCCAAGCAGTTGGCTGCTGCTTTTGCAGGTAAAGCATTAACGATAGGCGACATTCCCCAATATCTGGCTCAGGCAGATATTGTTATTTCGGCAACAGCCTGTCCCCTGCCCTTTATTAATAAAAGCCTGGTTGAGCATGCGCTATCCCAAAGAAGCCAGGCGCCTATGTTTTTTCTTGATCTGGCTGTTCCACGCGACATTGAAGCGGATGTTGCAGAAATACCTTCTGTACAGCTGTATAACGTTGATGATCTGCAGCTAATGATTGAGCATGGAATGAATGAGCGGCGAACAGCAGCACTGCAGGCAGAGCAGCTTATTGAATCCGAGCTGGATAATTATATTCGCTGGCACCGGTCCTTACGCGCTAAGGACATCATCTGCAGCTACCGCAACCAGATGGAGTCTCTTGCCCAACAGGAACTCGAACGCGCAATGCTTAATCTCTCATCAGGCCAGAACCAAAAGCAGGTTCTGGAGACCTTTTGTAACCGCATGCTAAACAAGCTGATTCATCAGCCCACCATCGGCTTAAGACAGGCGGCCTGGGATAATCGCCAGGATCTTCTTGATTTGGCGAAATATCTTTTCCACAATCCGGTAAATCAGTCCAGTTATGAAGAAATCTCTTGA